One Candidatus Acidiferrales bacterium genomic region harbors:
- a CDS encoding menaquinone biosynthesis decarboxylase — protein MAYRDLRDFLGRLEKEGELKRITAEVDPVLEITEITDRVTKAGGPALFFENPKGSRIPVVINLLGSERRMNLALEVENLDEVASRVRSFLDVQTPQGFLDKLKMLPKLAELGSFFPKTVKSGPCQEVILKNEFSLSDFPILKCWPQDGGKYITWPMVITKNPETGKRNVGCYRMQVFDERTTAMHWQTQKHGAEHFRSARARHGKGRLEVAVAIGADPATALAGILPVPPDLDEFMFSGFLRRSPVEMVACETVDLEVPANAEIVLEGYVDLSEMRTEGPFGDHTGFYSLEGEYPVFHITCITHRKDPLYLTTIVGPPPQEDFFMGHAVERIFLPVMKMQYPEIVDVAMPAEGIFQNLMLVSIRKSYPGHARKIMNAIWSLGQAMFTKVVVVVDHDVNVQNGREVLWKTLCAIDPQRDIEFVLGPVDTLEHASRMQDFGSKMGIDATRKWAAEGFARPWPDEIRMDDATKSRVDALWKTMGIDISRLT, from the coding sequence TTGGCTTACCGCGACTTGCGCGATTTCCTTGGCAGGCTCGAAAAAGAGGGCGAACTGAAGCGGATCACCGCTGAAGTCGACCCCGTCCTGGAGATTACAGAAATCACCGACCGCGTGACGAAAGCGGGCGGTCCGGCCTTGTTTTTTGAGAACCCCAAGGGATCACGCATACCGGTGGTAATCAACCTCCTTGGAAGTGAGCGGCGAATGAATTTGGCTCTGGAGGTGGAGAATTTAGACGAAGTTGCCAGTCGCGTGCGGTCGTTTCTGGATGTGCAGACGCCGCAGGGTTTCCTCGACAAACTGAAAATGCTCCCAAAGTTAGCGGAACTAGGCTCGTTTTTTCCAAAGACGGTTAAATCGGGGCCATGCCAGGAAGTAATTCTCAAGAATGAGTTTTCGCTTTCAGATTTTCCAATTTTGAAATGCTGGCCGCAGGACGGGGGTAAATATATCACCTGGCCGATGGTGATTACGAAGAATCCGGAGACAGGCAAGCGAAACGTCGGATGTTACCGCATGCAGGTTTTCGACGAGCGAACGACTGCAATGCACTGGCAGACCCAGAAGCATGGAGCCGAGCACTTTCGGAGTGCGCGAGCGCGCCACGGAAAGGGAAGGCTGGAAGTTGCCGTGGCGATTGGCGCCGATCCGGCGACGGCACTGGCTGGCATCTTGCCCGTGCCGCCTGATTTGGACGAATTCATGTTTTCGGGGTTCCTGCGGAGGTCTCCGGTAGAGATGGTTGCGTGCGAGACTGTGGATCTGGAAGTCCCAGCAAATGCAGAAATCGTGCTGGAAGGGTACGTAGACCTTTCTGAGATGCGCACAGAGGGCCCCTTTGGCGACCACACCGGTTTTTATTCGCTCGAAGGCGAGTACCCCGTGTTTCACATTACGTGCATTACCCACCGCAAGGACCCGCTCTATCTGACGACGATCGTCGGCCCTCCACCGCAGGAAGATTTTTTCATGGGACACGCGGTCGAGCGCATATTCCTCCCCGTAATGAAGATGCAATACCCGGAGATTGTGGATGTGGCGATGCCGGCGGAAGGTATTTTTCAAAACCTGATGCTCGTTTCTATCCGCAAATCGTACCCCGGCCATGCGCGGAAAATCATGAACGCAATCTGGTCGTTGGGGCAGGCCATGTTTACAAAGGTCGTGGTCGTGGTGGATCACGACGTGAATGTTCAGAACGGCCGTGAAGTTCTGTGGAAGACGCTTTGCGCGATTGACCCGCAGCGCGATATCGAATTCGTACTTGGTCCGGTGGATACGCTAGAACACGCGTCTCGCATGCAGGATTTTGGTTCGAAGATGGGCATCGACGCGACGCGCAAATGGGCAGCGGAGGGATTTGCGCGGCCGTGGCCGGATGAGATTCGTATGGACGACGCGACGAAGTCGCGGGTTGACGCCCTGTGGAAAACTATGGGAATTGACATTTCGCGTCTAACATAG
- a CDS encoding HAD hydrolase family protein: MARKKRSAGVKRRAKKIRLLLMDVDGVLTKGNVCLQAFPDGSVAEMKVFHSHDGAGLKLASIVGLRSGVITGRNTPAVSQRAREAGIEFVYQGQAKKTAAYEEILRRAGVKDEEVAYVGDDLPDLPLLARAGLAVAVANATAEVKYTAHYVTRAKGGEGAVREVVELILKAQGKWEAAIPKALA; encoded by the coding sequence ATGGCGAGAAAGAAAAGGTCGGCGGGAGTGAAGCGGCGAGCGAAGAAGATTCGCCTGCTGCTGATGGACGTGGATGGCGTGCTGACGAAGGGAAATGTGTGCTTGCAGGCTTTTCCGGATGGCAGCGTTGCGGAGATGAAAGTTTTCCATTCGCACGATGGAGCAGGGCTGAAGCTGGCGTCGATTGTGGGATTGCGGAGCGGCGTGATTACCGGGCGGAATACGCCGGCCGTGAGTCAGCGAGCGCGCGAAGCGGGAATTGAATTCGTTTATCAGGGGCAGGCGAAAAAGACGGCAGCATACGAGGAGATTTTGCGGCGCGCAGGAGTGAAGGACGAGGAAGTCGCATACGTAGGAGACGATTTGCCGGATTTGCCGCTGCTCGCGCGCGCGGGGCTGGCGGTTGCCGTGGCGAATGCGACAGCCGAGGTAAAGTACACGGCGCATTACGTCACGCGAGCGAAAGGCGGAGAAGGCGCGGTGCGCGAAGTGGTCGAGCTGATTTTGAAAGCGCAAGGGAAGTGGGAAGCGGCGATTCCGAAGGCGCTGGCGTAG
- a CDS encoding sialidase family protein, which produces MPRTNLRGLFFAILAFTVFPAQALRAQTSLPRAPGAHIVNISPPAVHASEPSIAVNPNDPSQVVAVYQPASVAYSTDGAQTFTLADLPPVLGWRGGGDVSVTFDNKGHVFLSSLHYDHLGAASYWAYGAGHNGIFVRRSLDGGKTWEKDAATVKATDGTQSLMEDMPRIFADNNLHSPYAGNLYIGWIEWQLNQSIILFARSTDGGKTFSAPMRISTHAGLPRDDNGALVSFLGVVGADGAIYAIWNDGLTIAFTTSHDGGKTFAPSRSIIDVAAPYFGGATGIPGVARAMGFPQIAVDARPGKSGGNLYVTWSDFRNGDVDVFISSSKNRGRTWSPAMRVNTDPIHDGKDQFFQFLATDPITGDVYVQFYDRRDDSANRKTCFTLARSIDGAKTFTNYAWSADPFEGFQSFLGDYTWLTAFNDKIYGVWTESTPPPPPDPSAPQAAQGFRGLRGGTVVRVGFADFSQAAVHR; this is translated from the coding sequence ATGCCCAGAACAAATCTTCGTGGCTTGTTTTTCGCTATCCTCGCTTTTACCGTATTTCCCGCGCAAGCCCTCCGCGCGCAGACGTCGCTCCCGCGCGCTCCCGGCGCGCACATCGTCAATATTTCTCCTCCCGCTGTCCATGCCAGCGAGCCTTCCATCGCTGTAAATCCAAACGACCCAAGCCAGGTTGTTGCCGTCTATCAGCCGGCATCAGTCGCTTACTCCACCGATGGAGCACAGACGTTCACCCTTGCGGATCTCCCGCCCGTTCTCGGCTGGAGAGGTGGCGGAGATGTTTCTGTGACGTTCGACAACAAAGGCCACGTTTTCCTGTCGAGCCTTCATTACGATCATCTCGGCGCGGCGTCCTATTGGGCCTATGGCGCAGGCCATAACGGAATCTTTGTTCGCCGCTCTCTCGACGGCGGCAAAACGTGGGAAAAAGACGCCGCCACCGTGAAAGCTACCGATGGCACGCAGTCGCTCATGGAAGACATGCCGCGCATCTTTGCCGACAACAATCTTCATAGTCCCTACGCAGGAAATCTCTACATCGGCTGGATCGAATGGCAGCTCAATCAATCCATCATTCTTTTCGCTCGTTCCACGGATGGCGGCAAGACTTTCTCTGCTCCTATGCGCATTAGCACCCACGCCGGTCTGCCGCGCGACGACAACGGCGCTTTGGTCAGTTTCCTCGGCGTCGTCGGCGCCGACGGCGCCATTTACGCTATCTGGAACGACGGCCTCACGATTGCCTTCACCACTTCGCACGACGGCGGAAAAACGTTCGCTCCTTCGCGCTCGATCATCGATGTCGCCGCTCCTTATTTCGGCGGAGCAACCGGTATCCCCGGCGTTGCTCGCGCGATGGGCTTTCCGCAAATCGCCGTCGATGCCCGGCCAGGTAAATCTGGCGGAAATTTGTACGTCACGTGGAGCGATTTCCGAAATGGCGATGTCGACGTGTTCATCTCGTCCTCAAAAAATCGTGGCCGCACATGGTCTCCAGCCATGCGCGTCAATACCGATCCGATTCACGATGGCAAAGACCAGTTCTTCCAATTCCTCGCCACCGATCCAATTACCGGCGACGTCTACGTCCAGTTTTACGACCGCCGTGACGATTCTGCAAACCGCAAGACGTGCTTCACTCTCGCTCGTTCCATCGACGGCGCGAAGACCTTCACGAATTATGCCTGGTCCGCCGATCCGTTCGAGGGCTTTCAATCTTTCCTCGGCGACTACACTTGGCTCACCGCTTTCAACGATAAAATTTATGGCGTGTGGACCGAATCCACTCCGCCTCCGCCGCCAGATCCTTCCGCGCCTCAAGCCGCACAGGGATTCCGCGGTCTGCGTGGAGGGACGGTCGTCCGCGTCGGCTTTGCCGATTTTTCGCAAGCCGCGGTTCACCGCTGA
- the kdsA gene encoding 3-deoxy-8-phosphooctulonate synthase, producing MSEKRHKFSVGKIAMGAGAPLFVIAGPCVIESEKHAMTMAERLAAAARKLDVPLIFKASYDKANRSSVNSFRGPGLKEGLRILAKVKEKFGLPILADVHETSQAGPAAEVCDVIQIPAFLCRQTDLLIAAGETGRAVNVKKGQFVSPWEMGNAVEKIASTGNEKIIVTERGASFGYQNLVVDMRSFPILRKLGFPVVFDVTHSVQLPGGQGKSSGGQPEFIEPLARAGVAAGVDGIFMEVHDNPAEALSDGANALALEKFEPLVERVMKISAMVREWEK from the coding sequence ATGAGCGAGAAGAGGCACAAATTTTCGGTAGGCAAGATTGCGATGGGAGCGGGCGCGCCCCTTTTCGTGATCGCGGGGCCGTGCGTCATCGAGAGTGAAAAGCACGCTATGACGATGGCGGAGCGGCTCGCGGCGGCAGCACGAAAACTGGATGTGCCGCTGATTTTCAAAGCGTCGTATGACAAAGCGAATCGATCGTCGGTGAATTCGTTTCGAGGGCCGGGGCTGAAGGAAGGGCTGCGGATTCTGGCGAAGGTGAAAGAGAAATTCGGGCTGCCGATCTTGGCGGATGTGCATGAGACATCGCAAGCAGGACCGGCGGCGGAAGTTTGCGACGTGATTCAGATTCCGGCGTTCTTGTGCCGACAGACGGATTTGCTGATCGCGGCGGGGGAAACGGGGCGAGCGGTGAACGTGAAGAAAGGACAGTTTGTGTCGCCGTGGGAGATGGGCAACGCGGTGGAAAAAATCGCGAGCACGGGGAACGAGAAAATCATTGTGACGGAGCGCGGAGCATCGTTTGGATATCAGAATCTGGTGGTGGACATGCGGTCGTTTCCGATTCTGCGCAAGCTAGGATTTCCGGTGGTTTTTGACGTGACGCATTCGGTACAGCTTCCGGGCGGGCAGGGCAAATCGAGCGGCGGGCAGCCGGAGTTCATCGAGCCGCTGGCGCGCGCGGGCGTGGCGGCGGGCGTGGACGGAATTTTTATGGAAGTGCACGACAATCCGGCAGAGGCGCTTTCGGACGGAGCGAACGCGCTGGCGCTGGAAAAATTCGAGCCGCTGGTGGAACGGGTGATGAAGATTTCGGCGATGGTGCGCGAATGGGAAAAGTAA
- a CDS encoding cold-shock protein — protein MSKEQGTVKWFNASKGFGFIQRQSGEDVFVHFSAIQSEGYKSLNEGQAVEFDVVSGPKGLQAANVTSL, from the coding sequence GTGTCTAAAGAACAAGGAACGGTGAAGTGGTTCAATGCGAGCAAGGGGTTCGGGTTCATCCAGCGCCAGTCGGGCGAAGATGTTTTCGTCCACTTCTCGGCGATTCAATCCGAGGGATATAAGTCGCTGAACGAAGGACAGGCGGTCGAATTCGACGTCGTGTCCGGGCCGAAGGGCTTGCAAGCGGCGAACGTCACCAGCCTATAA
- a CDS encoding KpsF/GutQ family sugar-phosphate isomerase, with product MKMSKAAKPAKARGSLAAAQRVLRIEAEAIADLIARLDERFERAVELIFACGGRVVVTGLGKSGLIGRKLSATLASTGTPSIFLHAAEALHGDLGMMTREDVVLAISQSGETEELLALLEPIKRLGIRLVTMTGNGRSTLAAASDVTLDIAVKEEACSLNLAPTASTTAAVAMGDALAIALLERREFREEDFAALHPKGRLGAKLRRVESVMHTGEAIPRVGPQAAIPDVIYEISRKKLGLAVVTDGGGKLLGVVTDGDLRRLMEKRKKEALDLTAAECMTKTPVTLEGTELAASALRLMEEKKITAVIVVDEARRVEGVVHLHDLWTLQLF from the coding sequence ATGAAGATGTCGAAGGCTGCGAAGCCAGCGAAAGCACGCGGAAGTTTGGCGGCGGCGCAACGCGTGCTGCGAATCGAGGCGGAGGCGATTGCGGATTTGATTGCGCGGCTCGATGAACGATTCGAGCGCGCGGTGGAATTAATTTTCGCGTGCGGCGGGCGCGTGGTGGTGACGGGCCTCGGAAAATCGGGACTGATCGGACGGAAACTTTCGGCGACGCTGGCGAGTACGGGAACGCCTTCGATTTTTCTGCATGCGGCGGAGGCGTTGCACGGCGACCTGGGCATGATGACGCGCGAAGACGTCGTGCTGGCGATTTCGCAGAGCGGCGAGACAGAGGAGTTGCTCGCGCTGCTCGAACCGATCAAGCGGCTGGGGATTCGGCTGGTGACGATGACAGGGAACGGGCGTTCGACGCTGGCGGCGGCGAGCGACGTGACACTGGATATCGCGGTGAAAGAAGAAGCATGCTCGCTGAATCTGGCGCCGACGGCTTCGACGACAGCGGCGGTGGCGATGGGCGACGCGCTGGCGATTGCGCTGCTCGAGCGGCGCGAGTTCCGCGAAGAAGATTTTGCGGCGCTGCACCCGAAGGGAAGGCTGGGCGCGAAGCTGCGGCGCGTCGAGTCGGTGATGCATACGGGTGAGGCGATTCCGCGCGTGGGGCCGCAGGCGGCAATTCCGGATGTGATTTACGAAATCAGCCGCAAGAAATTGGGGCTCGCGGTGGTGACAGACGGCGGCGGGAAGCTACTCGGCGTTGTGACCGATGGAGATTTGCGGCGGCTGATGGAGAAGCGGAAGAAGGAAGCGTTGGATTTGACCGCAGCGGAATGTATGACGAAAACTCCGGTGACGCTCGAGGGCACGGAACTGGCGGCGAGCGCGCTACGGTTGATGGAAGAAAAGAAGATTACGGCGGTGATTGTGGTGGATGAGGCGAGGCGCGTCGAGGGTGTGGTGCACTTGCACGATTTGTGGACGTTGCAGTTGTTCTAG
- a CDS encoding SDR family oxidoreductase, with translation MNLKNKVAVVTGSGGEGSGRTEARRLAAEGCHVVVSDIDETGGMETVRRVEAAGGRAKFCRCDVNVRGNMQALMAFAEKEFGGVDILINNASGVPYHPEAPIEQWYETIHGDLISAIYGLEFGVPAMRKRGGGVIVNVSSTSALSHGKDHSPAPAYDTAKAGVLRLTTTLAGLSRTENIRVNCLVPAWIATPEVKTYWEALTPKERRDPRIPASLLSLEEVAQAVVDLITDDLLAGRVLVLRNGEAPALIPEADPGYASLKVYERRQ, from the coding sequence GTGAATCTCAAGAACAAAGTCGCGGTAGTGACCGGCTCGGGCGGCGAAGGTTCGGGCCGCACGGAAGCGCGCCGACTGGCTGCGGAAGGCTGCCACGTTGTCGTGTCCGATATAGATGAAACGGGCGGCATGGAAACTGTACGGCGGGTTGAAGCAGCAGGAGGGCGTGCAAAGTTTTGCCGGTGCGATGTGAACGTGAGGGGCAACATGCAGGCGCTGATGGCATTCGCCGAGAAGGAGTTCGGAGGAGTGGACATCTTGATTAACAACGCCTCAGGTGTGCCGTACCATCCGGAAGCACCCATCGAACAATGGTATGAGACGATTCACGGTGACCTAATCTCGGCGATTTACGGCTTGGAATTTGGCGTGCCGGCGATGCGCAAACGCGGAGGTGGTGTGATTGTCAACGTCAGCTCAACCTCGGCGCTAAGCCACGGCAAGGATCATTCGCCCGCACCGGCTTATGACACCGCGAAGGCCGGAGTACTCCGCCTGACAACCACTCTCGCTGGATTGAGCAGGACGGAAAACATCCGCGTGAATTGCCTCGTCCCTGCATGGATCGCGACGCCCGAAGTGAAAACTTACTGGGAGGCATTGACGCCAAAGGAGAGACGCGATCCGCGAATTCCAGCGTCGCTTTTGAGCCTCGAGGAAGTTGCGCAAGCAGTGGTCGATTTGATCACCGACGACTTGCTGGCTGGCCGAGTGCTCGTCCTACGAAATGGCGAAGCCCCAGCGCTGATTCCAGAGGCAGACCCGGGATATGCGAGTCTCAAGGTTTATGAGCGGCGGCAGTAG
- a CDS encoding ABC transporter permease, producing MEAGEIVRVALRALARNKMRTVLTMLGIIIGVGAVICTVAIGEGASDQVQSQIESLGENMVFISAGSVNKGGVHMGGQATKTLTVADGQAILAEVPFIKWFSPSVGYSGQIVYGNNNWSTHVSGISPDYLKIRHWALSAGGAFSQRDVDAASNVCLLGQTVVKNLFSPSEDPVGKTIRISSLPFQVVGVLAAKGSSPFGGDEDDTILAPYTTVQKKLSGISWIQFMMLSADSAADIQPAEDQISALLRQRHHLRPNEDNDFIIRSPTDFTAAQTHASDVMTILLASIASVSLLVGGIGIMNIMLVSVTERTREIGVRMAVGATESDVQRQFLSEAMVLSSMGGLVGIVAGIFGSVAVSDMFHWPTHVSPASIVIAVVFSAFVGIFFGYYPARRAAQLDPIEALRYE from the coding sequence GTGGAAGCTGGCGAAATCGTTCGCGTCGCTCTCAGGGCGCTGGCTCGCAACAAAATGCGCACCGTGCTCACCATGCTCGGCATCATCATTGGCGTGGGTGCGGTGATTTGCACCGTCGCCATCGGAGAGGGCGCTTCCGACCAGGTCCAGTCGCAGATCGAAAGTCTCGGCGAGAATATGGTTTTCATATCCGCTGGCAGCGTGAACAAAGGCGGCGTCCACATGGGAGGCCAAGCCACAAAAACTCTGACTGTGGCTGACGGCCAGGCCATCCTCGCTGAAGTTCCCTTCATCAAGTGGTTTTCACCAAGCGTCGGCTACAGCGGCCAGATCGTGTACGGAAATAATAACTGGTCCACGCACGTCAGCGGCATCAGCCCCGATTATCTTAAGATTCGTCATTGGGCTTTGTCCGCAGGTGGCGCTTTTTCCCAGCGCGATGTTGACGCGGCATCCAACGTCTGCCTCCTCGGCCAGACGGTCGTGAAGAACCTCTTCTCCCCAAGCGAAGATCCCGTGGGAAAAACGATCCGCATCTCAAGTCTTCCCTTTCAAGTGGTCGGCGTCCTCGCGGCAAAGGGCAGTTCGCCATTTGGCGGCGATGAAGACGACACGATTCTTGCCCCGTATACCACTGTGCAGAAGAAGCTTTCAGGGATTAGTTGGATTCAGTTTATGATGCTCTCAGCCGACTCTGCGGCCGACATCCAGCCCGCGGAAGATCAGATCTCTGCGCTTCTTCGCCAGCGCCACCATTTGCGGCCGAATGAAGACAACGACTTCATCATCCGCAGCCCCACGGATTTTACCGCCGCGCAGACGCATGCGAGTGACGTCATGACCATTCTCCTTGCCAGCATCGCTTCCGTTTCGCTCCTCGTCGGCGGCATCGGTATCATGAACATCATGCTCGTCAGCGTCACCGAACGTACGCGCGAAATTGGAGTTCGCATGGCTGTTGGCGCCACGGAGTCCGACGTGCAGCGCCAGTTTCTCAGTGAAGCTATGGTATTGAGTTCTATGGGCGGGCTTGTGGGGATTGTCGCCGGCATTTTCGGTTCCGTTGCCGTCTCTGACATGTTTCACTGGCCCACGCACGTTTCTCCGGCGTCCATTGTTATTGCCGTCGTCTTTTCTGCATTCGTGGGAATTTTCTTCGGGTATTACCCAGCGCGCCGCGCTGCACAACTAGACCCAATCGAGGCTCTTCGCTATGAATAA
- a CDS encoding serine hydrolase domain-containing protein has translation MRRIVFHLGKILLFFAFAFFSVSARAHSPQPSSSQSSDQIGAIFSSLVSPQEPGLAVLVRKDGRTIFERGYGMRDLRSAQPIDSRTNFRLASFTKQFTAMAIMLLVHDGKLHYDDHLTDIFPEFPAYGRTITIRNLLNHTSGLVAYEDLMDRQYAGKSWQEIPQISDAGVLALMEQQTGTKFPPGTQWEYSNSGYCVLAMVIEKISGMPYADFLRQRIFAPLGMDHTVAHVYGKDIVANRAYGYTKDSGIWLETDQSPTSATLGDGGIYTSLDDLAKWDDALRNQTLLSAAEFQPAITPENSAAVLPSAVDDLPKAAAGKPFAYGFGWFLDPYRGYARMWHYGSSIGFNTVIERFTENNLTIIILANRTDLDLAALALRTADRYLH, from the coding sequence ATGCGTCGAATAGTGTTTCATCTCGGAAAGATTTTACTGTTTTTCGCCTTCGCCTTCTTTTCCGTATCGGCACGCGCACACTCCCCGCAGCCAAGCTCGTCTCAGTCCTCTGACCAAATCGGCGCAATTTTTTCCAGTCTTGTCTCTCCGCAGGAACCCGGCCTCGCCGTACTAGTCCGCAAAGATGGGCGCACAATTTTCGAGCGCGGTTATGGCATGCGCGATCTGCGCTCAGCCCAACCCATCGACTCGCGCACAAATTTCCGTCTCGCCTCGTTCACTAAGCAATTCACCGCCATGGCCATCATGCTCCTCGTTCATGACGGCAAATTGCATTACGACGATCATCTCACCGATATTTTCCCCGAATTCCCCGCCTACGGCCGCACCATCACCATTCGCAATTTGCTCAATCACACCTCGGGCCTCGTCGCCTATGAAGATTTGATGGACAGGCAGTACGCCGGAAAGTCCTGGCAGGAAATTCCGCAGATCTCGGACGCGGGCGTTCTCGCGCTCATGGAACAGCAAACGGGAACGAAATTCCCTCCCGGCACACAGTGGGAGTACAGCAACAGCGGCTATTGCGTTCTTGCGATGGTCATCGAGAAAATCTCAGGCATGCCTTATGCCGATTTTCTGCGCCAGCGGATTTTCGCGCCGCTCGGAATGGACCATACCGTCGCGCACGTCTACGGCAAAGATATCGTTGCCAATCGCGCCTACGGCTACACCAAAGATTCTGGCATCTGGCTTGAAACCGATCAAAGCCCGACTTCCGCCACTCTCGGCGACGGCGGCATCTATACCTCTCTCGACGATCTCGCCAAATGGGATGACGCGCTTCGCAATCAAACTCTGCTCAGCGCCGCCGAATTTCAGCCCGCCATCACTCCCGAAAATTCCGCCGCCGTTTTGCCTTCCGCCGTCGACGATTTGCCCAAAGCCGCCGCCGGCAAACCTTTCGCTTACGGCTTCGGTTGGTTCCTCGATCCTTATCGCGGTTACGCGCGCATGTGGCACTACGGCAGTTCCATCGGCTTCAACACCGTCATCGAGCGCTTCACCGAAAACAATCTCACCATCATCATTCTCGCCAATCGCACCGATCTCGACCTCGCCGCTCTCGCCCTCCGCACCGCCGACCGATACCTACACTAG
- a CDS encoding efflux RND transporter periplasmic adaptor subunit produces MSVRETYQKHKGLTWLAVIVIVAVVGIGAVMKGRSKDVRYITMPVKRASITAMVQATGTINPLTTVPVGSFVSGTVQYIFADYNTQVHAGDVLAQLDPTIYQAQVTTARGNLDSAIANVKNLEASIIADQANVDKLKATAVYAQVNAKRIADLTQQGVISQDQDDQTQANYIAANASVNQAIAQVNQTKAQLSQAQAQVISARGNLRQAETNLEYTTIISPVDGTVVARNVTVGQSVAASLQAPNVFTIAQDLTRMQVYAATDESDTGQIRVGQPATFQVDAYPAQTFTGRVSAIRLNAFTVQNVVTYDTIIDFENPEGKLLPGETAYVTIPTGHASDILTVPNIALTFTPQIPANQLRDLYTRYKIPPQATVSHVGGVQLVWKLDANNQLIPVAIQTGITDYTSTQVISGDLREGSLVVTGEQNLSGGSGTRSPFGGPGRR; encoded by the coding sequence ATGTCCGTACGAGAGACCTACCAAAAGCACAAGGGCCTGACTTGGCTCGCCGTGATCGTCATCGTTGCCGTCGTCGGCATCGGCGCCGTGATGAAGGGCCGCTCGAAAGATGTCCGCTATATCACCATGCCCGTCAAACGCGCAAGCATCACCGCCATGGTGCAGGCTACGGGGACCATTAATCCACTCACTACAGTGCCTGTCGGCTCATTCGTCTCCGGCACCGTTCAATATATTTTTGCCGACTACAATACTCAAGTTCACGCCGGCGACGTGCTCGCACAGCTGGATCCTACGATTTACCAGGCCCAGGTAACCACGGCGCGCGGCAATCTCGACAGCGCAATTGCTAACGTTAAGAACCTCGAGGCGAGCATCATCGCGGATCAGGCCAACGTCGACAAACTGAAAGCCACGGCCGTGTACGCTCAGGTGAATGCCAAGCGCATTGCAGATTTAACGCAGCAGGGCGTCATCTCTCAGGATCAGGACGATCAGACGCAGGCAAATTACATCGCCGCCAATGCTTCAGTGAACCAGGCGATAGCTCAGGTCAATCAAACCAAGGCGCAGCTCTCTCAGGCGCAAGCTCAGGTCATTTCCGCAAGGGGAAATCTGCGACAGGCGGAAACCAATCTCGAATACACGACGATCATCTCTCCTGTGGACGGCACCGTCGTCGCGCGCAACGTCACGGTCGGTCAGTCCGTCGCCGCATCTTTACAAGCCCCCAACGTATTTACCATTGCCCAAGACTTGACGCGCATGCAGGTGTATGCGGCCACAGATGAATCCGACACAGGACAGATTCGCGTCGGGCAACCGGCTACATTTCAGGTCGACGCGTATCCAGCTCAGACGTTCACGGGCCGCGTCAGCGCCATTCGCCTGAATGCTTTCACCGTGCAAAACGTCGTTACGTACGACACCATCATTGATTTCGAAAATCCGGAGGGTAAACTTCTGCCCGGCGAGACGGCCTATGTCACGATCCCCACTGGACACGCAAGTGACATTCTCACCGTGCCGAATATCGCGCTTACCTTCACGCCGCAAATTCCGGCCAACCAACTGCGCGACCTTTATACACGCTACAAAATTCCTCCTCAGGCTACGGTCTCTCACGTCGGAGGTGTGCAACTTGTCTGGAAGCTAGACGCAAATAACCAGCTCATTCCTGTGGCGATTCAAACGGGCATCACCGACTACACCAGTACGCAGGTAATTTCCGGCGATTTGAGGGAAGGCAGCTTGGTCGTCACCGGTGAACAAAATCTTTCCGGCGGCAGCGGCACGCGATCGCCCTTCGGTGGTCCTGGGAGGCGGTAA